The proteins below are encoded in one region of Castor canadensis chromosome 6, mCasCan1.hap1v2, whole genome shotgun sequence:
- the LOC109684835 gene encoding taste receptor type 2 member 7-like — translation MSYKVNTILMLVAGGEFLVGVIGNAFIGLVNFMDWKKKKKFASIDVILTSLATSRICLLCTILFDYFVLVLYSDVSYYGKEMRIIDFFWTLTNHLSVWFATCLSIFYFFKIANFFHPLFLWMKWRIDKVILRTLLGCLIFSAFISLPITVNLNEDFRYCVKAKWKTNLTLKCRVNKTGYFFTNVYLNLIMLFPLSVSLLSFLLLILSLWRHKRKMQLNATGHRDPSTEAHVGAMKAVISFLLLFVVYCLAFLIATSSYFMPDSELAVIFGELIALIYPSSHSFILIEGNNKLRRASRRVFWKVKYILKGRLF, via the coding sequence ATGTCATATAAGGTGAATACCATTTTGATGCTTGTGGCAGGTGGAGAATTTTTAGTAGGGGTCATAGGGAATGCATTCATTGGATTGGTAAACTTCATGGactggaagaagaagaagaaatttgccTCCATTGATGTAATCCTCACAAGTCTGGCCACATCCAGAATTTGTCTACTGTGTACAATACTTTTTGATTATTTTGTATTGGTGCTGTATTCAGATGTCTCTTACTATGGTAAAGAAATGAGGATTATTGACTTCTTCTGGACCCTAACCAACCATTTAAGTGTCTGGTTTGCTACCTGCCtcagcattttctattttttcaagatagctaACTTCTTCCACCCCCTTTTCCTCTGGATGAAGTGGAGAATTGACAAAGTGATTCTCAGAACTCTACTCGGGTGCTTAATCTTCTCTGCATTTATTAGTCTTCCCATCACTGTGAATTTGAATGAGGATTTCAGATACTGTGTAAAGgcaaaatggaaaacaaacttaactttgaaatgcagagtaaataAAACTGGATATTTTTTTACCAATGTATATCTCAACCTGATAATGCTGTTCCCCCTTTCTGTGTCCTTGCTCTCATTTCTCCTCTTGATCCTCTCCCTGTGGAGACACAAGAGGAAGATGCAGCTCAATGCCACAGGTCACAGAGATCCCAGCACAGAAGCCCATGTGGGAGCCATGAAAGCAGtcatctccttcctcctcctctttgttGTCTACTGTTTGGCCTTTCTCATAGCCACCTCCAGCTACTTTATGCCAGATAGTGAATTAGCTGTGATTTTTGGTGAGTTGATAGCTCTAATATATCCTTCAAGTCATTCATTTATCCTAATAGAGGGGAACAATAAATTAAGACGAGCATCTAGAAGGGTGTTTTGGAAAGTAAAGTATATCCTAAAAGGAAGACTATTTTAA
- the LOC109684828 gene encoding taste receptor type 2 member 8-like: MFTTEAIFIIIISVEFIVGVLGNGYIVLVNWIDWIKKKKISSIDYILTSLAISRICLVGTIVLHGILIVLYPHAYENHKLQVFLFSFWTIFNYLSMYFVTCLSVFYFLKVASFSHPLFLWLKWRIDRMVHWILLGCFAISLLVFFVLEPILSCTFKVHRITNHKRNGTEMFNVSKIHYFEPLTLFNLFAMIPFIISLISFFLLMVSLWRHTKQMKLNATGCRDPSIEAHVRAMKIIISFFFFFFIYCVVSLLVTFSYLMVEQKLIMMIGEIIAILYPLGHSLMLILGNNKLRQASVKMLMCRK; encoded by the coding sequence ATGTTCACTACTGAAGCTATCTTTATCATCATAATATCTGTAGAATTCATAGTAGGGGTGTTGGGGAATGGATATATTGTACTAGTCAACTGGATTGACTGgattaagaagaaaaagatttcCTCAATTGATTATATCCTCACAAGTTTAGCTATCTCCAGAATATGTTTGGTTGGTACAATTGTTCTCCATGGCATTCTGATAGTGCTATACCCACATGCTTATGAAAATCATAAACTGCAGGTATTCCTTTTCAGCTTCTGGACAATCTTCAACTATTTAAGTATGTATTTTGTTACATGCCTCAGTGTCTTCTACTTCCTCAAGGTAGCCAGTTTCTCCCACCCACTTTTTCTCTGGCTGAAGTGGAGAATTGACAGAATGGTTCATTGGATCTTGCTTGGATGCTTTGCCATTTCTTTGCTGGTCTTCTTTGTACTGGAACCAATACTGAGTTGTACGTTTAAGGTTCATAGAATTacaaaccataaaagaaatggcACTGAAATGTTCAATGTGAgcaaaattcattattttgagCCATTAACTTTATTTAACCTATTTGCAATGATTCCATTTATTATATCACtgatctcatttttccttttaatggtaTCCCTATGGAGACATACTAAGCAAATGAAACTGAATGCTACAGGTTGTCGAGACCCCAGCATAGAAGCTCATGTGAGAGccatgaaaattataatttcatttttcttcttcttttttatttactgtGTGGTTTCTCTTTTAGTAACTTTTAGCTATCTTATGGTAGAACAAAAGCTAATTATGATGATTGGGGAGATTATAGCGATTCTATATCCATTGGGTCACTCACTTATGTTAATTTTGGGAAACAATAAACTTAGGCAGGCATCTGTCAAGAtgttgatgtgtagaaaatag